In Candidatus Vicinibacter proximus, the following are encoded in one genomic region:
- the dapB gene encoding 4-hydroxy-tetrahydrodipicolinate reductase codes for MKVCLIGYGKMGKAIEPILVERGHELSGIVTRSNSSQLADFLSQSDVAIEFTDPESAFDNLLSCFEHQVPVVSGTTGWLAQWDDLIHILQETDGTMLWASNFSIGVNVLFEVNRLMAKIMSRLPEYQIQVEEIHHIHKKDKPSGTAVSLINDIMDKHPIYKSWILDPQEPNADQLSVLAKREESVVGYHKVRFKSPIDQLEISHEAFTREGFAKGAVFAAEWLKGKKGLYTMSQALGF; via the coding sequence ATGAAAGTATGTTTGATAGGTTATGGTAAAATGGGCAAGGCAATTGAACCTATTTTAGTCGAAAGAGGGCACGAATTGAGTGGAATCGTGACGCGGAGCAATTCCAGCCAATTGGCAGACTTTCTCAGTCAGTCTGATGTTGCCATTGAATTTACTGACCCAGAATCTGCCTTTGACAACCTGCTTTCTTGCTTTGAACACCAGGTTCCTGTGGTTAGCGGCACTACTGGCTGGCTTGCACAATGGGATGATTTGATCCATATTCTTCAAGAAACGGATGGAACTATGCTTTGGGCATCAAACTTCAGTATTGGAGTGAATGTTTTATTTGAAGTCAACCGACTGATGGCCAAAATTATGTCCCGACTACCGGAATACCAGATACAGGTTGAGGAGATTCACCATATTCATAAAAAGGATAAACCAAGTGGTACTGCCGTGAGTCTCATTAATGATATCATGGACAAACACCCAATTTACAAATCCTGGATATTAGATCCCCAAGAGCCCAACGCAGATCAACTGAGTGTCTTGGCGAAGCGGGAAGAGTCCGTTGTAGGTTATCACAAAGTGCGCTTTAAAAGTCCAATTGACCAATTAGAAATCAGCCACGAAGCCTTTACCAGAGAAGGCTTTGCAAAAGGTGCCGTTTTTGCTGCAGAGTGGTTAAAAGGCAAAAAAGGACTTTATACCATGTCTCAGGCTTTGGGATTTTAA
- a CDS encoding DNA primase: protein MIARSSIQKVVETSRVEEVVRDYVDLKTRGSNLTGLCPFHKEKTPSFSVSPSKNIYKCFGCGKAGSPVDFIMEIEQYTFPEAIRHLAKKYRIELEETAQTQESIDEALEVQSLNIVNQWALEYYSAQLWESDLGRSIGLGYFKERGFLETTLRKFDIGFAQDEYQAFTTESIKKGYSVDLLKKLGLTSSTGNDFFRNRIIFPIHNQGGKVIGFAGRVLDKEAKVAKYINSPETEVYKKSKTLYGLHLAKTAIRKLGSCILVEGYTDVMSLVQSGIENVVASSGTSLTEDQVQLIKRHCENVIILYDGDDAGIKAAMRGIDMILKEGLNVYIGLIPDRDDPDSFIRKVGYEGFQKFLQEEVKDFILFKINLLKKETQNDPIQRANVINDIVGTIAKIDDPVKRSVYLQNAAHFLNIDESTLISSANKLIKEDIKNKSFSAQRKALDHDEQIIKEQEEIISFKKQNEPYLHKGDEFQEREILKILMLEGDKKWRQENITTAQFLVGNLNDVIDYFDNKLYAEVLQQVESLLKQGEAVNLNYFLHHPDKNISHMAIELTSSPYVYSNNWADKYGIYLLGNQSDMEYSADDVEKIIKHIKYRKFHKVILDIDQQIKAAPSFEEQIELVKAREELKKIKNNLYEEVWGGFK from the coding sequence ATGATTGCGCGTAGTTCCATACAAAAAGTAGTTGAAACCTCCCGGGTAGAAGAGGTTGTCAGGGATTATGTAGATCTGAAAACAAGAGGTTCCAACCTCACTGGTTTATGTCCATTTCACAAAGAAAAAACCCCTTCCTTTTCTGTATCCCCTTCAAAAAACATTTACAAATGTTTTGGGTGTGGTAAAGCTGGAAGTCCGGTGGATTTCATCATGGAAATAGAACAATACACTTTTCCTGAAGCCATCAGACATCTCGCAAAAAAATACAGGATAGAACTGGAAGAAACAGCACAAACTCAGGAAAGCATTGATGAAGCGCTGGAAGTCCAAAGTCTGAACATTGTGAACCAATGGGCACTAGAATATTATTCTGCCCAATTGTGGGAATCGGATCTGGGTAGAAGCATCGGCCTGGGATATTTTAAAGAAAGGGGCTTTTTGGAAACCACCTTAAGAAAATTTGACATCGGATTTGCTCAGGATGAATATCAGGCCTTTACCACGGAATCTATAAAAAAAGGTTATTCTGTTGACCTCCTCAAAAAACTTGGATTAACATCCTCTACCGGGAACGATTTTTTTCGAAACCGAATCATTTTTCCTATTCACAACCAGGGTGGAAAAGTGATAGGATTTGCAGGTCGGGTTCTGGACAAAGAGGCTAAAGTTGCAAAATATATAAACTCTCCGGAGACTGAAGTTTACAAAAAAAGCAAAACACTTTATGGATTGCATCTGGCTAAAACGGCCATTCGAAAATTAGGTTCGTGTATTCTGGTGGAAGGCTATACGGATGTGATGTCACTGGTTCAGTCCGGAATAGAAAATGTTGTGGCCTCTTCTGGAACTTCATTAACCGAAGATCAGGTACAACTCATCAAAAGACATTGTGAAAACGTCATCATCCTTTATGATGGAGATGATGCAGGCATCAAAGCTGCGATGAGGGGAATAGACATGATTCTCAAAGAAGGGCTCAATGTCTATATTGGCTTGATTCCGGACAGAGATGATCCTGATAGTTTTATCCGGAAAGTAGGTTATGAGGGATTTCAAAAATTTTTACAGGAAGAAGTCAAGGATTTTATACTTTTTAAAATCAACCTCCTCAAGAAGGAAACCCAAAATGATCCTATTCAACGCGCAAATGTGATAAACGACATTGTCGGTACCATTGCAAAAATAGATGACCCTGTTAAGAGATCAGTTTATTTACAAAACGCAGCACACTTTTTAAATATTGATGAATCCACTTTGATCAGCAGCGCCAATAAACTCATCAAGGAAGACATTAAAAACAAATCTTTTTCTGCACAAAGAAAAGCACTTGACCACGATGAACAAATCATCAAAGAGCAGGAAGAAATCATTAGTTTTAAAAAACAAAACGAACCTTACTTACATAAGGGAGATGAATTTCAAGAAAGAGAAATTCTTAAAATATTAATGCTGGAAGGAGACAAGAAGTGGAGACAGGAAAACATTACCACTGCTCAATTTTTAGTAGGCAATCTCAATGATGTCATAGACTATTTCGACAATAAATTGTATGCAGAAGTCTTACAACAAGTGGAGTCTCTATTAAAACAAGGGGAAGCTGTCAATTTAAATTATTTTCTGCATCACCCGGATAAAAACATCAGTCACATGGCTATCGAGCTAACCAGTTCGCCTTACGTCTACAGCAACAACTGGGCGGACAAATATGGTATTTATTTACTCGGCAATCAAAGTGACATGGAATATTCTGCGGATGATGTTGAAAAAATAATCAAACACATTAAATACCGTAAATTCCACAAAGTTATTTTGGATATTGACCAACAAATAAAAGCCGCACCAAGCTTTGAGGAGCAAATAGAATTGGTTAAAGCCAGGGAAGAATTAAAAAAAATAAAAAACAATTTATACGAAGAAGTATGGGGAGGATTTAAATAG
- a CDS encoding PKD domain-containing protein: MKKLIFFLAFILINTNVFCQVEGNLNIPHITDKMPEWAKLMYATPINFIALEEAYKKFYDTHPFEKNNYTRYYKRLIMTNRMFMSADGKMESRQNLDRENARNHVANQSFRSSLTPWKPYNMQTYWLEKNQETCPWQTNVYAIDLCKAHPEFLVCATETGGLFRSLDKGISWRQIGIQYQLGSEAIAVHPQSTDTIYIGNSGLIRRSTDGGINWTTVLTVADLWVYDLEIPTSRPNVILAATSKGLYRSENSGQDWKQIFPEASCEIKTHPSKNNIIYALRYNGTKSSYDPYKSTNYGSNFTLKNSGWHTLKDGGARMATTAADPKRIYAIVLTSDKGPYLMRSNDEGETWVNTAKGSYDGYDSPSFPMDNWQGFYDLSLMASQTKADELITGTGSTFKSTDGGTTFKVIGGYGGSFALHPDLQASVSNGTESWIATDGGLTYSTDFFTEVKNAKALNLGLNGSDFWGFDAGWHENVFVGGRYHNGNTFYHENYEGKFIRMGGAESPTGYINPIKNRDCYFSDIGAYSMPAKLDTNWKWFGLPCEKYPNESYYPMEHSDMVWSPLCYQTVYLGQKNTLWKSINNAVSFVPVFSVPRADSWVEAIEISRSNPEVIYFTERSNSIPDGKIWKSVNGGISFSELPPPAGTSGGERRVKAICLSDQDDQLIFQALRTGGSSNKVFVSKDGGKTWLNLTTAKIGNLRISDICFQNGTDGGVYIACDGGRTFYRNLKMTDWEEHGMGLSVDHFTRNLRPFYRDGKLINGSSMGIWEIDFFEESQPVAQPSVDKQISFCDRDTFYFEDYSVLKIDSAAAYLWEFPNAVYVSDPTSKSTKVVFGKPGKYSVKLTVKNNKGSHSKTVMDMVEIKTSTCARDTIPGKMLDLSFRNDYASISAIPAMADAKGFSCMAWIKINKPQDCFTQIISNWDSNIGFGFGFAFQGYRPTTNLTFFWKGQPYQLTSAFNLDTTKWIHVAMVVYPDSVRLYRDGLSWTRKGDFSGFDLSKTPWTIGQGVPGQCGDFDGQMDELKLFNRSLSEEEIRLNMHLISTKPEAGLVAYYQFNEPGEQIFYDKVNVAHALNGNGKLQTSTAPISTGLSEKILNLDKGKNTFEQTGVEIFLQDRPSGQHEVASYRLFQRPDSMPSTGTEKFADHYFIIRTWGSISISKFDSIGFSEITRFGSKEVNDPASFKFLKRQASNEHLSVWSTEVPASSAVKEGSKIFFPGGNNFNGQYLIQIPAIDLTSTQNEQKSGKEIILFPNPGSASCSVQYHADSPDARLLLINAEGKILLNTNWQNNRIKELDLTNFPAGIYLMKIENSNAILIKEK; this comes from the coding sequence ATGAAAAAACTGATCTTCTTTCTTGCATTTATTTTAATAAATACAAATGTTTTTTGTCAAGTGGAAGGAAATTTAAATATTCCCCACATAACTGACAAAATGCCGGAGTGGGCCAAGTTGATGTACGCAACGCCAATAAATTTTATTGCTTTGGAAGAAGCCTACAAAAAATTTTATGACACCCACCCTTTTGAAAAAAATAATTACACCAGATATTACAAGAGGCTGATCATGACTAACAGAATGTTCATGTCAGCAGATGGAAAAATGGAATCCCGTCAGAATCTTGACCGTGAAAACGCCCGAAATCATGTGGCAAACCAATCATTCAGATCCTCCCTGACACCTTGGAAACCCTACAACATGCAAACATATTGGCTGGAGAAAAATCAGGAAACCTGTCCATGGCAGACCAACGTTTATGCCATTGATCTTTGCAAAGCACATCCAGAGTTTTTGGTTTGTGCAACGGAGACTGGAGGACTTTTCAGAAGTCTGGACAAAGGAATAAGCTGGCGGCAGATTGGCATCCAATACCAGTTGGGCTCAGAAGCCATAGCCGTTCACCCTCAAAGTACCGATACAATTTATATTGGCAATTCGGGGCTGATCAGAAGATCTACAGATGGAGGTATAAATTGGACAACCGTTTTAACTGTAGCAGATTTATGGGTTTACGACTTAGAAATACCCACTTCCAGACCAAATGTCATTCTTGCTGCAACCAGCAAAGGTTTGTATCGAAGCGAAAATTCAGGTCAAGACTGGAAGCAGATTTTTCCTGAAGCCAGCTGTGAAATAAAAACGCATCCAAGTAAGAACAATATCATCTATGCGCTTCGATATAATGGGACTAAATCTTCTTATGATCCCTACAAGTCCACGAATTATGGATCAAACTTTACTTTAAAAAATTCCGGTTGGCATACACTAAAAGATGGTGGAGCCCGCATGGCCACGACAGCTGCAGATCCAAAAAGAATTTATGCCATTGTTTTGACCAGCGATAAAGGTCCATATTTAATGCGTAGCAATGATGAAGGAGAGACATGGGTGAATACTGCCAAAGGTTCTTATGATGGCTATGATTCGCCAAGTTTTCCAATGGATAATTGGCAAGGATTTTATGATCTTTCCCTGATGGCATCACAAACCAAAGCAGATGAACTAATTACCGGAACAGGTTCCACTTTTAAATCTACTGACGGAGGTACAACATTTAAAGTTATTGGTGGATATGGCGGAAGTTTTGCTTTACATCCGGATCTTCAAGCCAGCGTTTCGAACGGTACGGAAAGTTGGATTGCAACAGATGGTGGGCTCACCTACTCTACTGATTTTTTTACGGAAGTAAAAAATGCAAAAGCCCTAAATCTTGGATTAAACGGAAGTGATTTTTGGGGATTTGATGCAGGTTGGCATGAAAATGTTTTTGTAGGTGGCCGTTACCATAATGGAAATACTTTTTACCACGAAAATTATGAAGGTAAATTTATACGGATGGGTGGAGCGGAATCCCCCACAGGTTATATTAATCCCATAAAAAACAGAGATTGTTATTTTTCGGATATTGGCGCATACTCCATGCCTGCAAAATTGGATACCAACTGGAAGTGGTTTGGACTTCCCTGCGAAAAATATCCAAATGAATCCTACTATCCGATGGAACATAGTGACATGGTTTGGTCGCCATTGTGTTACCAGACTGTTTACCTTGGACAAAAAAACACGCTTTGGAAAAGTATAAATAATGCCGTTAGTTTTGTTCCGGTTTTCTCTGTACCAAGAGCAGACTCCTGGGTTGAGGCAATAGAAATTTCAAGGAGTAATCCGGAGGTTATTTATTTTACAGAACGAAGCAACAGTATTCCGGATGGTAAAATTTGGAAATCTGTAAATGGCGGAATTAGCTTCTCCGAACTACCTCCACCGGCAGGAACTTCCGGAGGAGAACGCAGAGTAAAAGCAATTTGCCTAAGCGATCAGGATGATCAATTAATTTTTCAGGCACTACGCACCGGTGGCTCCAGCAACAAAGTTTTCGTTTCCAAAGACGGTGGTAAGACATGGTTAAATTTAACTACTGCTAAAATCGGTAATCTTAGAATAAGTGACATTTGTTTTCAGAACGGTACTGATGGTGGCGTTTATATTGCCTGTGATGGCGGTAGAACATTTTATCGTAACCTAAAAATGACAGATTGGGAAGAGCATGGAATGGGCTTAAGTGTAGATCATTTTACCAGGAATCTACGCCCTTTCTACCGGGATGGAAAATTAATCAACGGGAGTAGCATGGGCATTTGGGAAATAGATTTCTTTGAGGAATCTCAACCTGTAGCCCAACCTTCTGTGGACAAACAAATTTCATTTTGTGACAGGGACACATTTTATTTTGAAGATTATTCCGTGCTAAAAATCGATTCTGCAGCAGCATATCTTTGGGAGTTTCCAAATGCTGTTTACGTAAGTGACCCTACAAGTAAATCGACTAAAGTTGTTTTTGGAAAACCAGGAAAATATTCGGTAAAATTAACCGTCAAAAACAATAAAGGGAGTCACTCGAAGACAGTAATGGATATGGTTGAAATCAAGACCAGTACTTGTGCAAGAGACACCATTCCCGGTAAAATGCTTGATCTTTCTTTTAGAAATGATTACGCCAGCATTTCCGCAATTCCTGCAATGGCAGATGCAAAAGGTTTCAGCTGCATGGCCTGGATAAAAATCAACAAACCTCAGGATTGCTTTACCCAGATTATTTCTAATTGGGACAGCAACATTGGATTTGGTTTTGGTTTCGCCTTCCAGGGTTACAGACCGACTACAAATCTTACTTTTTTCTGGAAAGGGCAACCCTATCAACTTACCTCTGCCTTTAATCTGGATACTACAAAATGGATCCACGTCGCGATGGTGGTTTATCCCGATTCTGTAAGGCTTTACAGAGATGGTTTGAGCTGGACCCGAAAAGGTGATTTCTCAGGATTCGACCTCAGTAAAACCCCCTGGACGATTGGTCAGGGAGTTCCAGGACAATGCGGAGATTTTGATGGCCAGATGGATGAGCTAAAATTATTCAACAGATCGTTGAGTGAAGAAGAAATTAGATTAAACATGCATCTTATCTCGACCAAACCCGAAGCAGGTTTAGTTGCTTATTACCAGTTTAATGAACCCGGCGAACAAATATTTTATGATAAAGTCAACGTCGCTCATGCCCTGAATGGAAATGGAAAATTACAAACTTCCACTGCACCCATCTCCACCGGATTAAGTGAAAAAATTCTGAATCTGGACAAGGGAAAAAATACATTCGAACAAACAGGCGTAGAAATTTTTCTACAGGACAGGCCTTCTGGACAGCATGAGGTGGCCTCCTATCGTTTGTTTCAAAGACCTGATTCTATGCCTTCGACAGGAACGGAAAAATTTGCAGATCATTATTTTATCATCCGAACCTGGGGATCCATCTCTATCAGTAAATTTGACAGTATAGGATTTAGTGAAATTACCCGTTTTGGCTCCAAGGAAGTGAATGATCCTGCTTCCTTTAAATTTCTCAAAAGACAAGCTTCCAACGAACATTTAAGCGTATGGTCGACAGAGGTTCCGGCAAGCTCTGCAGTGAAAGAGGGATCAAAAATATTTTTTCCTGGAGGTAATAATTTCAATGGACAATATCTCATTCAAATTCCCGCCATTGATTTAACCTCCACGCAAAATGAACAAAAGTCTGGAAAAGAAATTATACTGTTTCCAAATCCAGGAAGTGCAAGTTGCAGTGTGCAATACCATGCAGACTCACCGGATGCAAGACTTTTGCTGATCAATGCAGAAGGTAAAATTCTCTTAAACACCAATTGGCAAAATAACAGGATTAAAGAATTGGATTTAACAAATTTTCCTGCAGGTATTTATTTGATGAAAATCGAAAATTCAAATGCGATTCTGATCAAAGAAAAATAA
- a CDS encoding acetyl-CoA carboxylase carboxyltransferase subunit beta, with amino-acid sequence MGWFTRLKEGISTATKSKKEAPDGLWFKCPDCSATSTNMKLKENFYKCPSCNYHTRISSDQYFDILFDGKYETLFDDLRSYDFLEFTDLQPYAKRLDEAMKSSSKDDSITVAIGRINKKPLVVAAMDFSFIGGSMGSVMGEKISRAIDVALEDRAALMVISKSGGARMMESAFSLMQMAKTSAKLTLMAKNGLPYFSFLTDPTTGGVTASFAMLGDINFSEPKALIGFAGPRVVKETIKRDLPEGFQRSEFLFDNGFLDFIVDRQDLKETLGNLLDMFDLGEA; translated from the coding sequence ATGGGATGGTTTACCCGCCTCAAAGAGGGGATTTCAACAGCGACAAAATCAAAAAAGGAAGCACCGGATGGACTTTGGTTCAAATGTCCGGACTGTAGTGCTACTTCAACCAACATGAAGTTGAAGGAGAATTTCTATAAATGCCCGTCCTGTAATTACCATACCAGGATCAGTTCAGATCAATATTTTGATATACTTTTTGATGGTAAATATGAAACGCTTTTCGATGATTTGCGATCTTATGATTTCCTTGAGTTTACTGACCTTCAGCCTTATGCCAAGAGATTGGACGAAGCCATGAAATCTTCCTCTAAGGATGATTCGATAACCGTAGCCATTGGCCGCATCAACAAAAAGCCATTGGTGGTAGCTGCAATGGACTTTAGTTTTATCGGCGGTTCTATGGGAAGTGTCATGGGAGAGAAAATCAGCAGGGCCATCGATGTAGCACTCGAAGACAGAGCAGCATTGATGGTCATTTCAAAGTCAGGCGGTGCCCGCATGATGGAATCTGCTTTTTCCCTGATGCAAATGGCCAAAACCTCAGCCAAATTAACCTTAATGGCTAAAAATGGCTTGCCATACTTTTCTTTTCTTACTGATCCCACAACAGGTGGGGTTACCGCTTCCTTTGCGATGTTGGGAGACATTAACTTTTCTGAGCCCAAGGCGCTTATTGGATTTGCAGGGCCAAGGGTAGTGAAGGAAACCATCAAGCGTGATTTGCCGGAAGGATTTCAGAGGTCTGAGTTTTTGTTCGACAATGGTTTTTTAGATTTTATTGTCGATAGACAGGATCTGAAAGAAACCCTTGGCAATCTCCTGGACATGTTTGATTTGGGGGAAGCGTAA
- a CDS encoding DUF1572 family protein, whose translation MNLHTTYLNGVKSLFKYYRSLAEKSIAQVEPEQIFLRPSDESNSIAIIVQHMAGNMISRWTDFKTTDGEKTWRNRDEEFMAIIQDKDQLMQRWEAGWICFEHALDSIYEEDLQEIIYIRNEGHSIMDALNRQLAHYSYHVGQIVFIAKMLKPNEWVSLSIPINKSAVFNTDKFSVEKGVRHFTSTTSNKDAEEKNG comes from the coding sequence ATGAATCTCCACACAACTTATCTCAACGGCGTTAAGTCTCTGTTTAAATATTACAGGTCTTTAGCCGAAAAATCCATTGCTCAGGTGGAACCGGAACAAATCTTCCTCAGGCCTTCCGATGAATCAAACAGCATCGCCATCATTGTCCAGCATATGGCAGGCAACATGATATCCAGGTGGACTGATTTCAAAACGACCGATGGTGAAAAAACCTGGCGAAACAGGGATGAAGAATTTATGGCAATCATTCAGGACAAGGATCAGCTTATGCAAAGATGGGAAGCTGGGTGGATATGCTTTGAACATGCATTGGATTCCATTTACGAAGAAGATTTACAAGAAATTATTTATATCCGAAATGAAGGACACAGTATCATGGATGCGCTGAACAGACAATTGGCACATTATTCATATCATGTCGGACAAATTGTATTTATTGCAAAAATGTTAAAACCAAATGAATGGGTAAGTTTGTCTATTCCCATCAATAAATCAGCCGTTTTCAATACAGATAAATTTTCAGTAGAAAAAGGAGTTCGTCATTTCACTTCTACCACTTCCAACAAGGATGCTGAAGAAAAAAATGGCTAA
- a CDS encoding ketoacyl-ACP synthase III, with the protein MFHTKIAGLGYYVPERIVPNSELENLMDTTDAWIQERTGIQERRYGKLHQETTTTMGARAAEIAIERAGIQKEDIDFIIFATLSPDYFFPGCGVLLQREMKITAQEMPALDVRNQCSGFIYGLSIADQFIKTGKYKNILLVGSEMQSMGLDYSTRGRNVSVIFGDGAGAVVLQPSLEENSGILSTHLHADGTHAEELAFINPGCHGGYHLGLERFGYTDQEYGGIFLTEKMWQEQDIFPNMNGQLVFKTAVTKFPEVIHEALKANDLKSSDISLLIPHQANLRISQFVQRQLGLKDEQVWNNIQRYGNTTAASVPIALTEAWEAGKVNKGDLVCLAAFGSGFTWGSALIRW; encoded by the coding sequence ATGTTTCATACAAAAATTGCAGGTCTTGGATATTATGTACCGGAAAGGATAGTGCCTAACTCTGAGTTAGAAAACTTAATGGATACTACCGATGCGTGGATTCAGGAGCGTACAGGAATTCAGGAAAGAAGGTATGGAAAGTTACATCAGGAAACTACCACAACCATGGGCGCGCGAGCAGCTGAAATTGCCATAGAAAGAGCTGGGATTCAAAAAGAGGATATAGATTTTATCATTTTCGCCACACTAAGTCCCGATTATTTTTTTCCGGGATGTGGGGTGTTGTTACAACGCGAAATGAAGATTACTGCACAAGAGATGCCGGCTTTGGATGTGCGCAATCAATGTTCAGGATTTATATACGGTCTGTCTATTGCAGATCAGTTTATTAAAACCGGCAAGTATAAAAATATTTTATTGGTAGGTTCAGAAATGCAATCCATGGGATTGGATTATTCGACCCGTGGGCGGAATGTTTCAGTCATCTTTGGGGATGGTGCCGGAGCAGTTGTACTCCAACCCAGTTTAGAGGAAAATTCAGGGATCTTGTCTACCCATCTGCATGCGGACGGTACTCATGCAGAAGAATTGGCTTTTATAAATCCCGGTTGTCATGGTGGATATCATTTGGGTTTGGAGAGATTCGGTTATACGGATCAGGAGTACGGAGGAATATTTCTAACCGAAAAAATGTGGCAGGAGCAGGACATATTTCCGAATATGAATGGACAGTTGGTTTTTAAAACAGCCGTCACCAAATTTCCGGAAGTAATTCACGAAGCCTTGAAAGCAAACGACTTGAAAAGCTCGGATATCAGTTTGCTCATTCCACATCAGGCCAATCTGAGAATAAGCCAGTTTGTGCAACGGCAATTGGGTCTTAAGGATGAGCAGGTTTGGAATAACATCCAGCGTTATGGGAACACCACAGCAGCCTCTGTACCCATTGCATTGACAGAAGCATGGGAAGCAGGGAAAGTGAATAAAGGAGATCTGGTTTGTTTGGCTGCGTTTGGGAGTGGTTTTACCTGGGGGTCTGCTTTAATCAGATGGTAA
- a CDS encoding T9SS type A sorting domain-containing protein, with product MITRFLLLMIAFTCVADRAFTQQYTFNFEDWQKYDLYEEPAVYETANFQSYFSTFSPNVTKIKGPVGNAIRLENKRAMFDTTIIPGLIYLGDLVNLPNGGFPFTKVPDSLGGLIRYNMVANDTGFLVLIFKRTGIPVSFNVFPIVGQQNQFTRFSLPLIPSGIAPDTVFFLLASGNLDNPKEGSFIELEELTFPNTLSQMPNHDFEKWEDVSFEEPEQWASTNLISALLRLPQTVVKSTDANEGNYSLQLEHRQINKLGINLSAGFCTIGETGSGQATALPFKATKLKVSYSYKYEPKGLDTAWVVIRAVRYNPQIGGRELVHIYAAPLLSTRSYTSIDHTSPAFIKESDSIYVEIYAGNFYPGMPADKIGKPKPGSKLWIDNLVVRPTSENSIDNTQNQITISPQPAKDFMEIRVEEPILSYRILDASGKSIEFVGTYSSFDSTNRINISHLDPGSYFIQWKTNSGYQVKSFLVIK from the coding sequence ATGATTACCCGTTTTTTACTTTTGATGATTGCCTTCACTTGCGTAGCTGACAGGGCATTTACCCAGCAATACACATTTAATTTTGAAGATTGGCAAAAGTATGACTTGTATGAAGAGCCGGCTGTTTATGAGACGGCTAATTTTCAATCCTATTTTTCCACATTTTCTCCAAATGTAACCAAAATAAAAGGCCCGGTTGGAAACGCTATCCGTCTGGAGAACAAAAGGGCCATGTTTGATACCACCATTATTCCGGGTTTGATTTATTTAGGGGATTTGGTAAATCTTCCCAATGGAGGATTTCCGTTTACAAAAGTTCCGGACAGTTTGGGAGGGCTGATTCGCTATAACATGGTGGCTAATGATACAGGATTTCTGGTTTTGATTTTTAAAAGAACGGGCATTCCGGTTTCTTTCAATGTTTTTCCTATAGTGGGTCAACAAAATCAATTTACCCGATTTTCACTGCCTCTGATTCCATCAGGAATTGCACCGGATACTGTATTTTTTCTTTTGGCCTCCGGCAATTTGGACAATCCCAAAGAAGGATCATTTATCGAATTGGAAGAACTTACTTTTCCAAATACTTTAAGCCAGATGCCAAATCATGATTTCGAAAAATGGGAGGACGTTTCTTTTGAAGAACCTGAACAATGGGCCAGCACAAATTTGATTTCTGCTTTGCTGAGACTGCCTCAAACCGTGGTAAAGAGTACCGATGCCAATGAAGGGAATTACAGTCTACAATTGGAACATAGGCAAATCAATAAATTGGGCATCAATCTTTCTGCTGGTTTTTGCACCATAGGGGAAACAGGTTCAGGCCAAGCCACCGCATTACCATTTAAAGCCACAAAACTTAAAGTTTCTTATTCCTACAAATATGAACCAAAAGGATTGGATACTGCATGGGTAGTGATCCGGGCTGTAAGATACAATCCTCAGATCGGAGGTAGAGAACTGGTGCATATTTATGCCGCACCACTGCTGTCTACCCGTTCCTACACCAGCATAGACCATACATCACCCGCGTTTATCAAAGAATCTGATTCCATTTATGTGGAAATTTACGCTGGAAATTTTTATCCCGGAATGCCGGCGGACAAAATAGGCAAACCAAAACCAGGAAGCAAATTATGGATAGATAATTTGGTGGTGCGGCCTACATCAGAAAATTCCATCGACAATACTCAAAACCAAATTACCATCAGCCCACAACCCGCTAAGGATTTTATGGAAATTAGGGTGGAAGAACCAATTTTGTCTTACAGAATTTTGGATGCCAGCGGCAAATCCATTGAATTTGTAGGCACTTACTCCTCGTTTGATTCTACAAACAGAATAAATATTTCCCACCTGGATCCGGGGAGTTATTTTATTCAATGGAAAACAAACTCAGGATATCAAGTAAAATCGTTTTTAGTAATTAAATAG